In Silene latifolia isolate original U9 population chromosome X, ASM4854445v1, whole genome shotgun sequence, the following proteins share a genomic window:
- the LOC141617734 gene encoding uncharacterized protein LOC141617734 produces the protein MGCITNTWFSLKLNGGVSGFFKGKQISYHPKCSKLNLTHLIFADDLMIFIRGDCPLVHAIKDVLHIFAQHSGLNVNAEKTSIYFGGVAPDVVQSILQDTGYALGHFSFRYLGIPLHTSRITNNMYDQLITKVHRAVQQWSSQLLSCAGRSQLINSVIFGLESY, from the exons ATGGGCTGTATAACCAACACTTGGTTTTCTCTAAAGCTTAATGGAGGAGTATCTGGTTTTTTCAAG GGGAAGCAGATTTCTTATCACCCTAAATGTAGCAAGTTGAATCTGACCCACCTTATATTTGCTGATGATTTAATGATATTCATCAGAGGGGATTGTCCTCTTGTTCATGCCATTAAGGATGTGCTTCATATTTTTGCTCAGCACTCTGGATTGAATGTTAATGCAGAGAAGACTAGCATTTATTTTGGTGGTGTTGCTCCTGATGTAGTTCAAAGTATTCTGCAGGATACTGGGTATGCCCTTGGTCATTTCTCATTCAGGTATTTGGGTATTCCTTTGCACACGTCTAGGATTACTAACAACATGTATGATCAACTGATTACTAAAGTGCACAGAGCAGTGCAGCAGTGGTCctctcagctgctttcttgtgcAGGAAGATCCCAGCTCATTAATTCTGTCATTTTTGGTCTTGAAAGCTACTAG